The Candidatus Aenigmatarchaeota archaeon genome has a window encoding:
- a CDS encoding DNA topoisomerase IV subunit A has protein sequence MNRSEEEAQLVIERIRQKFGEDVLKMLQEGKDPAIEIAVRTLSNVFFDEEKNMVLLGDKTQKRTFFDLKDARKFMQTLIVANACKDLIKSGKTTSIRDLYYNTKHTIGGTKENTFDDQIESDPIIEDIEVSANALREELHLRAQSKGNMVGNLTLEDFGDTIDLRKMGSGGWGVPSIVEPDIIKFRQCEAKYVLFIEKEAVWSRFNEDKFWKKHNCIILHGGGQPPRGVRRLLRRLHDELKLPVFVLVDNDPWGFYIYSVVRQGSINLAYESVRMAVPQARFLGLSSFDHEKYKIPDGVAIKLDDGDKKRIREVMNYQWFQKKEWRSEMEHMLKKGLKFELEALSAKKFTFITEDYLPSKMENKDWLS, from the coding sequence ATGAATAGGTCGGAGGAAGAAGCCCAGCTCGTAATCGAGAGGATAAGGCAGAAATTTGGAGAGGATGTGCTAAAGATGCTTCAGGAGGGAAAAGACCCCGCAATAGAAATTGCAGTAAGGACGCTTAGCAACGTGTTTTTCGATGAGGAGAAAAACATGGTTCTTTTGGGAGACAAGACACAGAAGAGGACATTTTTTGACCTTAAGGACGCAAGGAAATTCATGCAGACTCTCATTGTCGCAAATGCCTGCAAGGACCTTATCAAGTCAGGCAAGACCACGTCCATCAGGGACCTTTATTACAATACGAAACACACTATCGGCGGCACTAAGGAGAACACTTTCGATGATCAGATTGAGTCTGATCCGATTATTGAGGATATCGAGGTCAGCGCAAACGCGCTTCGTGAAGAGCTTCACCTGAGAGCACAGAGCAAGGGCAACATGGTCGGAAACCTTACGCTTGAGGACTTTGGAGACACGATAGACCTTCGAAAAATGGGCTCCGGCGGCTGGGGCGTTCCTTCTATCGTCGAGCCGGACATAATAAAATTCAGGCAGTGCGAGGCAAAGTATGTTTTGTTCATAGAAAAGGAGGCAGTCTGGTCCAGGTTCAACGAGGACAAGTTCTGGAAAAAGCACAACTGCATAATTCTTCATGGAGGAGGTCAGCCGCCAAGGGGTGTAAGGCGGCTTTTGAGGCGGCTTCACGACGAGCTTAAGCTTCCGGTTTTTGTCCTTGTGGACAACGACCCCTGGGGATTTTACATTTACTCTGTCGTCAGGCAGGGCTCTATAAACCTTGCGTACGAGTCCGTCAGGATGGCTGTTCCGCAGGCAAGGTTTCTGGGGCTTAGCTCTTTTGACCACGAAAAGTACAAGATTCCCGATGGGGTTGCAATTAAGCTTGACGATGGCGACAAGAAGAGAATCAGGGAAGTGATGAATTACCAGTGGTTCCAGAAGAAGGAGTGGAGGTCTGAGATGGAGCATATGCTAAAGAAAGGCCTCAAGTTCGAGCTTGAAGCCCTTAGCGCCAAGAAGTTTACCTTCATAACTGAGGATTATCTCCCAAGCAAGATGGAGAACAAGGACTGGCTGAGCTGA
- a CDS encoding CBS domain-containing protein encodes MIGTFFKKRLLVRDVMSTGIITVEPNDTLIEAGKRMSENRIDNLLVVENGVLKGIITSTDIIKKGLAEGKAPKTKVKEIMTAPVKFVSEEEQVLHVVDKMLMDNIKRFPVMDMKRKELVGIITVKDIMRAMPNFLLDKIEWLRIRPGSEKKSKKVKGICEVCGKFTKDLKFSNGMWVCAECE; translated from the coding sequence ATGATAGGAACGTTCTTCAAAAAGCGTTTGCTGGTAAGAGATGTAATGTCCACAGGGATCATAACTGTAGAGCCAAACGATACCCTTATCGAAGCAGGAAAAAGGATGAGCGAAAACAGGATAGACAACCTTCTCGTAGTCGAGAATGGAGTCCTTAAGGGAATAATCACTTCAACAGATATAATCAAGAAGGGCTTGGCCGAAGGCAAGGCCCCTAAAACAAAGGTAAAGGAGATAATGACCGCCCCCGTAAAGTTCGTCTCAGAAGAGGAGCAGGTGCTTCATGTTGTAGATAAGATGCTCATGGACAACATCAAAAGATTCCCTGTAATGGACATGAAACGAAAGGAGCTTGTCGGAATTATAACCGTAAAGGACATAATGAGGGCAATGCCAAACTTCCTTCTTGACAAAATCGAGTGGCTTAGGATAAGGCCTGGAAGCGAGAAAAAGTCAAAGAAAGTAAAGGGAATCTGCGAAGTCTGCGGCAAATTCACAAAAGACCTGAAGTTCTCGAACGGAATGTGGGTTTGTGCGGAGTGCGAATAA
- a CDS encoding cupin domain-containing protein produces MPLDCPVKAFPKAPTFSQKGLEGFRFGLQDRELEIYVVDSKTGHDNFVLNRRSAHFYFVLEGSGKFIVGFRDYLVSKGDLVEIPPGTEFSYSGRMKLLMLMKPPFSAEDEEAIRKNPEVS; encoded by the coding sequence ATGCCTTTGGATTGCCCCGTAAAGGCGTTTCCAAAAGCCCCGACTTTTTCTCAAAAAGGTCTTGAGGGGTTCAGGTTTGGCCTTCAGGATAGGGAGCTTGAGATATATGTTGTGGACTCTAAAACAGGGCATGATAATTTTGTCTTAAACCGGAGAAGCGCCCACTTTTATTTTGTCCTTGAGGGAAGTGGCAAGTTCATAGTGGGCTTTAGAGATTATCTTGTCTCGAAAGGCGATTTGGTCGAGATACCACCCGGTACAGAATTTTCATATTCTGGCCGGATGAAGCTTTTGATGCTAATGAAGCCACCCTTTTCTGCAGAGGACGAGGAGGCAATACGCAAGAATCCCGAAGTTTCCTGA
- the leuS gene encoding leucine--tRNA ligase, protein MDLKEIEVKWQKKWQEAGIFEPKPDGREKFMVCCPYPYVNGIGHMGHMLTSMRVEATARFRRMQGFNVLYAQGFHATGQPIVAAAKRVAEGEKKQIEILKSMGVSDVGPFSDPEHWIAFFPELWKDDFQKLGYSIDWRRSFITTSLNKPYDSFVRWQFLKLKEKGLVEKGTHPVIFCPKCGFPIGDHDRAEGEGVNPEEVVLLKFELDGAKLPAMTYRPETMYGVTNLWINPAGKYARAMVNGEQWIVSEEMVSDLEGQGFGVQVEKNLSGKELIGKFVVNPSNGARAIILPAEFVDTSVGSGIVMSVPAHAPFDYIAVRDLRQNKGVLKEYGIREDEVEFDFVSVIKLEGYGEFPAAEIVEREKIRSQKDTEKLDKATDEIYKKEFHSGVLKISGHEGKKVFEAKEEIISFFEGKGIALRYYIIPQKVVCRCLTTATIKLVKDQWFLRYKDKTWKKIAHECVDEMKAYPDDLKKNFHYTIDWLNDWACTRDRRTSLGTTLPFDETQVIESLSDSTIYMAYYTISHILQEGKLRADKPYTESFFDHVFYGRGDAEKIAAENKVDPKLVEGLRKEFSYWYKNGFQLRSSGKDLVQNHLTFCIFNHTAVFPKSNWPEGIAVNGYVMLNGEKMSKSKGNTVYMKDAVRDYPADVLRFLASYAGDTGMEDANIELREAKAIELKLWGWYNFAIENYGKGNSKRSAIDDWFEMEIDNCARLAEKHYSAGNTKSALQAGFFNLGNLFKWYRKRSVELNKEAVDRYIETQTKLLAPITPHICEEIWSLIGKPGFVTNASWPAAKISYSTELEKSEKILSGLLDDIRAVLELSRLEKPQKIKIVVPEGWKYGLSEMVSEKLKETRNLGDLIKASMEIEESKRNAKSVQKYLQRVFKSGMNDFLLGEKEYVRESGPFLEKEFGCPVEFTDEQIKDSWPGKFGIVVE, encoded by the coding sequence ATGGATTTAAAGGAAATTGAGGTCAAGTGGCAGAAGAAGTGGCAGGAGGCAGGTATTTTTGAGCCAAAGCCGGATGGCAGGGAAAAATTCATGGTCTGCTGCCCATACCCTTACGTCAATGGGATTGGACACATGGGCCATATGCTCACTTCCATGAGGGTTGAGGCGACGGCGCGCTTCAGGCGGATGCAGGGCTTTAATGTGCTTTACGCACAGGGATTTCACGCGACGGGCCAGCCGATAGTGGCTGCTGCAAAGCGGGTTGCTGAAGGGGAAAAGAAGCAGATTGAGATTTTAAAGAGCATGGGCGTTTCGGATGTTGGGCCTTTTTCCGACCCTGAGCACTGGATTGCTTTTTTCCCGGAGTTGTGGAAAGATGACTTTCAAAAGTTAGGTTACTCCATAGACTGGAGGAGAAGCTTTATCACGACCTCCCTGAACAAGCCCTACGACTCTTTTGTACGCTGGCAATTTCTGAAGCTCAAGGAAAAGGGGCTTGTCGAGAAGGGAACTCACCCCGTAATATTTTGCCCGAAGTGCGGCTTTCCGATAGGAGACCATGACAGGGCCGAAGGCGAAGGTGTAAACCCCGAAGAGGTCGTGCTTTTGAAGTTCGAGCTTGACGGCGCAAAGCTTCCTGCGATGACTTACCGGCCTGAAACGATGTATGGCGTTACAAACCTCTGGATAAACCCCGCCGGAAAATATGCCCGCGCCATGGTGAATGGGGAGCAGTGGATAGTTTCGGAAGAGATGGTTTCTGACCTGGAAGGCCAGGGCTTTGGCGTGCAGGTCGAGAAGAACTTGAGCGGAAAAGAGCTTATAGGAAAGTTTGTGGTGAATCCCTCAAACGGTGCAAGGGCAATAATTCTCCCTGCCGAATTTGTCGACACTTCCGTTGGAAGCGGCATTGTCATGAGCGTTCCGGCGCATGCTCCTTTCGACTATATTGCGGTAAGGGACCTGAGGCAAAACAAGGGCGTCTTGAAGGAGTATGGAATCAGGGAAGATGAAGTGGAGTTTGATTTTGTTTCAGTCATAAAGCTAGAGGGTTACGGGGAATTTCCTGCCGCAGAGATTGTTGAGCGCGAGAAAATCAGGTCGCAAAAGGATACCGAAAAGCTTGACAAGGCAACGGACGAGATTTACAAAAAAGAGTTCCATTCCGGAGTCCTGAAGATTTCAGGGCATGAGGGAAAGAAAGTTTTCGAGGCAAAGGAGGAGATTATTTCTTTTTTTGAAGGAAAAGGGATTGCATTAAGGTACTATATAATTCCGCAAAAAGTTGTCTGCCGGTGCCTTACAACCGCCACGATAAAACTCGTAAAGGACCAGTGGTTTTTGAGGTACAAGGACAAAACTTGGAAGAAGATTGCGCACGAGTGCGTGGACGAAATGAAGGCGTACCCTGATGACCTGAAGAAAAATTTCCATTACACGATTGACTGGCTTAACGACTGGGCATGCACTCGGGACAGGAGGACGTCACTAGGCACCACTCTTCCGTTTGACGAAACGCAGGTAATAGAGAGCCTGTCCGACAGCACGATTTACATGGCCTACTACACGATTTCACATATCCTGCAGGAAGGAAAGCTTCGCGCCGATAAGCCGTACACAGAAAGCTTCTTTGACCATGTTTTCTACGGCAGGGGGGATGCAGAAAAAATTGCTGCTGAAAACAAAGTTGACCCAAAGCTGGTTGAGGGCCTTAGAAAAGAGTTTTCCTACTGGTACAAAAACGGTTTCCAGCTTCGAAGCTCAGGAAAAGACCTTGTGCAAAATCACCTGACTTTTTGCATATTTAACCACACGGCAGTTTTCCCGAAAAGCAACTGGCCTGAAGGAATCGCAGTCAATGGATATGTAATGCTTAATGGCGAGAAAATGAGCAAGAGCAAGGGCAACACCGTTTACATGAAAGACGCAGTCAGGGATTACCCGGCAGACGTCCTGCGGTTTTTGGCTTCATACGCCGGTGACACGGGAATGGAAGACGCAAACATAGAACTTCGGGAAGCAAAGGCAATAGAGCTTAAGCTTTGGGGGTGGTATAACTTTGCCATTGAAAATTACGGAAAAGGCAATTCAAAAAGGTCGGCCATTGATGACTGGTTTGAAATGGAGATAGACAACTGTGCCCGGCTTGCTGAAAAGCATTATTCTGCCGGGAACACCAAGTCTGCTCTTCAGGCGGGGTTTTTTAATTTAGGAAACCTGTTCAAGTGGTACCGGAAACGTTCGGTTGAACTTAACAAGGAGGCAGTTGACAGGTACATAGAAACTCAGACAAAACTTCTTGCGCCTATCACCCCCCACATATGCGAGGAGATATGGTCTCTTATAGGCAAGCCGGGCTTTGTAACAAACGCTTCCTGGCCGGCAGCAAAGATTTCTTACAGCACAGAGCTTGAAAAATCCGAGAAGATTCTTTCCGGGCTTTTGGACGACATAAGGGCAGTGCTTGAGCTTAGCAGGCTCGAAAAGCCACAGAAGATTAAGATAGTTGTTCCTGAGGGCTGGAAGTACGGGCTTTCGGAAATGGTTTCGGAAAAATTGAAAGAGACAAGAAACCTTGGCGACCTTATAAAGGCCTCCATGGAAATCGAGGAGTCAAAAAGAAACGCAAAGTCTGTCCAGAAATACCTTCAGAGGGTTTTCAAGTCCGGCATGAACGATTTCCTTTTGGGCGAGAAAGAATATGTCCGGGAGTCAGGCCCGTTCCTTGAAAAGGAATTCGGCTGCCCTGTGGAGTTTACAGACGAGCAGATAAAGGACTCCTGGCCCGGAAAGTTTGGGATTGTTGTTGAGTGA
- a CDS encoding MFS transporter produces MKRGLSIGSEFKMLWFFYIFEFLIGMSCFVAPYWTLYFLDVGISYSQIGLIISLSALAGLLFEVPTGAIADIFGRKISVFLAFLIGAITVFLVPFSDNWVWIGALFFAMSAGATFASGAYEAWLVDFLKKSGKQKYVHSALSRTTSINYAGQVFAYLVSGIIVAKLSMAWLWYLQGCLMFLGAIFIAFFGRDHFPKKRFSGFGRALSDTRKISMRSMRVVWRNSTLRILILAAFLTSLASMTAVVLQPFMLDIGISLYMIGLVFAIIGVLGAVFSNFSTNFLSCFENERRALVLSEILVFLLVSLIAFVESPALFLVLWMAFYTVMFLRFPIRSALFQKRVSSGVRATAGSVKEMVASIGTLIAPLAAGLIADAYGVRAVLIASALVSLPIIFLYNSLEDKGKPGKKDAP; encoded by the coding sequence ATGAAAAGAGGCCTGTCGATTGGGTCGGAGTTTAAGATGCTCTGGTTTTTCTATATTTTCGAGTTTCTTATCGGAATGTCCTGCTTTGTGGCGCCCTACTGGACGCTTTACTTTCTTGACGTTGGCATCAGCTATTCGCAGATTGGCCTGATAATTTCCCTGTCTGCTTTGGCAGGTCTTCTTTTTGAGGTTCCGACCGGAGCGATAGCGGATATTTTTGGAAGGAAGATTTCCGTGTTTCTTGCTTTTTTGATTGGCGCAATAACCGTTTTTCTTGTCCCGTTTAGCGATAACTGGGTTTGGATTGGGGCTTTGTTTTTTGCAATGTCCGCTGGCGCGACTTTTGCGTCCGGCGCTTACGAGGCCTGGCTTGTGGACTTTCTTAAGAAAAGTGGAAAGCAAAAATATGTGCATTCCGCCCTCTCAAGGACAACCAGCATCAACTACGCGGGGCAGGTTTTTGCTTATCTTGTTTCGGGTATAATTGTTGCTAAGCTTTCTATGGCTTGGCTGTGGTATCTTCAGGGGTGCTTGATGTTTCTTGGCGCGATTTTTATTGCATTTTTTGGCAGAGACCACTTTCCAAAAAAGCGGTTTAGTGGTTTTGGAAGAGCGCTTTCCGATACGCGTAAAATTTCTATGCGGTCTATGCGGGTTGTCTGGAGAAATTCCACCCTGAGGATTTTGATTCTGGCCGCGTTTTTGACTTCACTTGCGAGCATGACGGCAGTTGTCCTTCAGCCGTTTATGCTTGACATAGGCATTTCCCTTTATATGATTGGGCTGGTATTTGCAATCATCGGTGTTCTTGGTGCGGTCTTTTCGAATTTTAGCACGAACTTTCTTTCCTGCTTTGAAAACGAAAGGCGGGCGCTTGTGCTTTCAGAAATTCTTGTCTTCCTCCTGGTTTCCCTTATTGCATTTGTCGAATCTCCCGCCTTGTTTTTGGTCTTATGGATGGCTTTTTACACAGTGATGTTTTTGCGCTTTCCCATAAGAAGCGCGCTTTTTCAGAAAAGGGTTTCTTCAGGAGTTCGGGCTACGGCTGGCTCAGTAAAAGAAATGGTGGCCTCTATCGGGACGCTTATTGCTCCGTTGGCCGCAGGCCTGATTGCGGATGCTTATGGGGTGCGTGCAGTGCTGATTGCTTCTGCGCTTGTTTCACTTCCGATAATTTTTCTCTACAATTCCCTTGAAGATAAAGGCAAGCCCGGGAAAAAGGATGCGCCTTAG
- the rpl12p gene encoding 50S ribosomal protein P1, with amino-acid sequence MEYIYAALLLHEAKKEISEKEISGIVKAAGIEANEAMVKATVENLKDINIEEVLNTAMAAPVAVAAAPTAGAAGAETKEEKKPEDEEKKKEEAAAGLSSLFG; translated from the coding sequence CTGGAATACATTTACGCGGCATTATTGTTGCACGAGGCAAAGAAAGAAATCTCTGAGAAAGAAATTTCCGGAATTGTCAAGGCGGCAGGAATTGAAGCAAATGAGGCGATGGTAAAAGCAACGGTCGAAAACCTCAAGGACATAAACATTGAAGAAGTACTGAACACTGCAATGGCAGCGCCTGTAGCAGTGGCGGCAGCACCTACCGCAGGGGCAGCTGGAGCAGAAACCAAGGAAGAGAAGAAACCAGAAGACGAGGAAAAGAAGAAAGAAGAAGCAGCAGCAGGTCTCAGCAGCCTTTTCGGATAA
- a CDS encoding 50S ribosomal protein L19e produces MDKKRLASRILKIGKSRVWLNPENKKEVSEAITAQDIRMLVRKGVVKKLPEKKTISINKNKRKEQGRRKGAKHSRITSKRKWIIKIRGLRAELKYLKEEGLIEKLVYNDLYRKAKGGFFRDKSHLKNYLERQELLKSAAN; encoded by the coding sequence ATGGACAAGAAAAGACTTGCCTCGAGGATACTCAAAATCGGGAAATCAAGAGTGTGGCTTAACCCGGAAAACAAAAAAGAGGTTTCTGAAGCAATTACCGCCCAGGACATCAGGATGCTGGTCCGAAAAGGCGTTGTCAAGAAGCTTCCAGAGAAAAAGACCATCTCCATCAACAAAAACAAGCGTAAAGAGCAGGGAAGGAGAAAAGGGGCAAAGCACTCCAGGATAACCTCAAAAAGGAAATGGATTATTAAGATAAGGGGCCTTCGGGCAGAGCTCAAGTACCTTAAGGAGGAAGGTCTCATCGAAAAGCTGGTTTATAACGACCTTTACAGGAAGGCAAAGGGCGGCTTTTTCAGGGACAAGAGCCACCTCAAGAACTACCTTGAAAGGCAGGAGCTTTTGAAAAGCGCTGCAAATTAG
- a CDS encoding RNA-binding protein, translating to MAKVKCSGCNIGLVGESFVTFECPNCSKTQIVRCDTCRKNGRAYTCPECGFVGP from the coding sequence ATGGCAAAGGTCAAGTGCAGCGGATGCAATATCGGTCTTGTTGGAGAGAGTTTCGTCACTTTCGAGTGCCCCAACTGCTCAAAAACCCAGATTGTCCGGTGTGACACCTGCAGGAAAAATGGCAGAGCGTACACCTGCCCTGAATGCGGTTTTGTCGGGCCTTAA
- a CDS encoding ABC transporter ATP-binding protein produces the protein MGAIVDLKNVSKIYDVGDSKVYALDDVSLKIDEGDFLMILGTSGSGKSTMMHMVGCLDLPTKGKILLEGKDISGMSESRLANIRGKSIGFVFQTFNLIQTMTVLENIQLPLLFQGVPPEEREKRAREIAEVVGLSHRLNHRPNSISGGERQRVAVARALVSDPKIIIADEPTGNLDTKTGRKIMDKLREINQLGKTVIVVTHDVDLTCYATRVIFLRDGKIVSEGGPCSNPLLTEKNYLKAAKSPARAEKKPVSKLKATSSGRAKRR, from the coding sequence ATGGGAGCTATAGTTGATTTGAAAAACGTTTCCAAGATTTATGACGTGGGCGACAGCAAGGTCTATGCTCTCGACGACGTTTCCCTGAAGATAGATGAAGGGGATTTCCTGATGATACTAGGCACAAGCGGCTCCGGCAAGTCCACGATGATGCACATGGTCGGCTGCCTTGACCTTCCGACAAAGGGAAAAATCCTGCTCGAGGGAAAGGATATCTCAGGAATGTCTGAAAGCCGGCTTGCAAACATCCGGGGAAAAAGCATCGGATTTGTATTCCAGACATTTAACCTCATCCAGACGATGACTGTTCTTGAAAATATACAATTGCCTCTTCTTTTCCAGGGAGTGCCACCGGAGGAGCGCGAGAAGAGGGCGCGTGAAATAGCAGAGGTTGTCGGGCTTAGCCACCGGCTGAACCACCGCCCGAACTCAATCAGCGGGGGTGAAAGGCAGAGGGTGGCTGTTGCAAGGGCCCTTGTTTCAGACCCTAAAATTATTATTGCGGATGAGCCAACGGGAAACCTTGACACCAAGACGGGCCGCAAAATCATGGATAAGCTCAGGGAGATAAACCAGCTTGGAAAAACCGTCATTGTGGTTACGCACGACGTTGACCTTACCTGCTACGCGACAAGGGTCATTTTCCTCCGGGATGGGAAAATCGTAAGCGAAGGCGGGCCCTGCTCGAACCCGCTTCTCACCGAGAAAAACTACCTGAAGGCGGCAAAATCTCCGGCCAGGGCTGAGAAAAAGCCAGTTAGTAAGCTGAAGGCCACAAGTTCGGGAAGGGCGAAGCGCAGATAG
- a CDS encoding COG1361 S-layer family protein, whose product MAVFLAGAVCPAFAYEPDFPAISMTVLRYEPFPAQPGSYVKLWIRIENFGMKPAENFMVVLDPEYPFYLDPSENDTRHIRYLEGFENILIDYKLRVAPDAVQGDNELKIRYSTGDRDIWVQKTLKVNVQTLDKNIDIVSVSSRNVAPGGTVPLEVMLLNNGDASLRDISLKLDLSSLPFYPINSTSEKKIYLMEKGKSTSVSFELMASPTADCQPYKVPVTLSYKSLDGTQYSRSDYLTIVVCSMPDLVMGLESSEILYSGTSGTVTVNIVNKGLSDVKLLTLELLGGDYEIISPASVYVGNLESDDFDTVDYDLYINESGEIPLQFLAAYRDANNGEHKAEFTVPLKIYTKEELSRYQLVPAQDNTGLFILLLLAAVVAYWYYRRKKKKK is encoded by the coding sequence ATGGCAGTGTTTCTGGCCGGGGCTGTGTGCCCTGCTTTTGCATATGAGCCAGACTTTCCTGCAATTTCCATGACAGTTCTCCGGTACGAGCCGTTTCCGGCCCAGCCGGGCTCTTATGTGAAGCTTTGGATAAGGATTGAGAATTTTGGAATGAAGCCCGCCGAAAACTTTATGGTTGTTCTTGACCCGGAATACCCATTTTACCTCGACCCGAGCGAAAACGACACGAGGCATATAAGGTACCTGGAGGGCTTTGAGAACATACTGATAGACTACAAGCTCAGGGTTGCTCCCGATGCAGTACAGGGGGATAACGAGCTTAAGATAAGGTACTCTACGGGCGACAGGGACATCTGGGTCCAGAAGACTCTCAAGGTAAATGTGCAAACGCTGGACAAGAACATTGATATTGTCTCTGTCAGCAGCAGGAATGTAGCCCCCGGCGGCACTGTTCCCCTTGAGGTAATGCTCCTTAATAACGGGGACGCTTCCCTTCGGGACATTTCCCTAAAACTTGACTTATCAAGCCTTCCATTTTACCCAATAAACTCCACTTCGGAGAAGAAGATTTACCTGATGGAAAAAGGCAAGAGCACTTCAGTCAGCTTCGAGCTTATGGCTTCCCCGACAGCGGACTGCCAGCCATACAAGGTTCCGGTAACTCTTTCCTACAAGTCTCTTGACGGCACACAATATTCGAGAAGCGATTACCTGACCATTGTCGTCTGCTCGATGCCTGACCTTGTAATGGGGCTTGAATCGTCAGAGATACTTTATTCGGGCACGAGCGGTACGGTGACGGTAAACATTGTAAACAAGGGGCTTTCTGACGTGAAGCTTCTTACCCTGGAGCTTCTTGGCGGCGATTACGAGATTATCTCCCCAGCAAGCGTCTATGTCGGAAACCTGGAGTCAGATGATTTTGACACGGTGGATTATGACCTTTACATTAACGAAAGCGGGGAAATCCCTCTTCAGTTTCTTGCCGCCTACAGGGACGCAAACAATGGAGAGCACAAGGCAGAGTTTACCGTGCCTCTGAAAATTTACACTAAAGAGGAGCTTAGCAGGTACCAGCTGGTTCCTGCACAGGACAACACAGGACTGTTCATCCTGCTGCTTTTGGCTGCAGTTGTCGCTTACTGGTATTACAGGAGAAAAAAGAAGAAAAAATGA
- a CDS encoding ABC transporter permease yields MIVDLFRLAVTNLVHRSLRSGLTIIGIFIGIAAVVSLISVGQGLQDSISEQFESLGANVLTISPGAGLLSGPPGSSLSAAKLTDDDVRVIESVRGVETAAGFQFKLGKVRFRDELKYTYVLGMPSGKVAEDLMESQGIELLEGRELKEGDRYSAVVGYSFGRDNFFEKNLKIRDRLEIEGQEFKIIGVYDSVGNPSDDSQVYIPLDTFREVFNESDSFALVYVQVQEGFDPEDVAEDVKKALRKSRGVKEGEEDFTISTPQQLAEVFASVFGVVQGFLIGIAAISLLVGGVGIMNSMYTSVLERTKDIGIMKAIGARNEHILILFLFESGLLGVVGGLFGIAFGVILAKAVEFFAASAGYGFLTASVTPELIFGALMFSFVVGAISGALPARRASQMNPVDALRHE; encoded by the coding sequence ATGATTGTTGACTTGTTCCGGCTTGCCGTGACTAATCTGGTTCACCGCTCACTCAGGAGCGGCCTTACGATAATAGGGATTTTCATAGGAATTGCCGCCGTGGTTTCGCTTATTTCGGTTGGGCAGGGCCTGCAGGACTCCATAAGCGAGCAGTTTGAGTCACTCGGCGCAAATGTCCTGACCATTTCTCCCGGGGCGGGGCTTTTATCAGGCCCGCCAGGAAGCTCCCTTTCCGCAGCAAAGCTTACCGACGATGATGTGCGTGTTATCGAGTCTGTCCGGGGAGTTGAAACTGCAGCCGGCTTTCAGTTCAAGCTTGGAAAAGTCAGGTTCCGGGACGAGCTGAAATACACCTATGTCCTTGGAATGCCTTCTGGAAAAGTTGCCGAGGACCTGATGGAGTCTCAGGGAATAGAGCTCCTCGAAGGCAGGGAGCTTAAGGAAGGCGACAGGTATTCAGCGGTTGTCGGCTACTCTTTTGGGCGTGACAATTTTTTCGAGAAAAACCTGAAAATAAGGGATCGGCTTGAAATCGAGGGGCAGGAGTTCAAGATAATAGGGGTTTATGATTCAGTAGGAAATCCTTCGGATGATTCTCAGGTTTACATTCCTCTTGACACCTTCAGGGAGGTCTTTAACGAGTCGGACAGCTTTGCGCTTGTCTATGTTCAGGTTCAGGAGGGCTTTGACCCCGAGGACGTTGCCGAAGACGTAAAGAAGGCGCTGAGAAAGTCAAGAGGCGTCAAGGAAGGGGAGGAGGACTTTACGATATCAACACCCCAGCAGCTTGCCGAGGTGTTTGCAAGCGTTTTCGGGGTAGTTCAGGGGTTTTTAATTGGAATTGCCGCGATATCACTTCTTGTCGGGGGCGTCGGGATAATGAACTCGATGTACACGTCAGTTCTTGAGAGGACAAAAGATATCGGAATAATGAAGGCGATAGGTGCAAGAAACGAGCACATACTGATTTTGTTTCTTTTTGAGTCCGGCCTTCTTGGGGTGGTCGGAGGGCTGTTTGGAATTGCCTTTGGCGTGATTCTTGCCAAGGCCGTTGAGTTTTTTGCGGCGTCTGCGGGGTACGGATTTTTGACCGCTTCCGTAACGCCGGAATTGATATTTGGCGCGCTCATGTTTTCCTTTGTGGTCGGCGCTATTTCAGGCGCGCTTCCCGCAAGGAGGGCTTCTCAGATGAACCCTGTTGACGCGCTAAGGCACGAGTAG